Proteins encoded in a region of the Sulfurimonas marina genome:
- a CDS encoding methyl-accepting chemotaxis protein, protein MKNLSSLSKIHYANIAILITVFATTAITSFMYEFHFLTMTFNLLNIFLAIFIFFYLNKVEKSLHHTQEIFENGLAGDFEIRVTNIDEKGILGKLAWDVNYFMDQLEVFVREVNTAIDYASKNKYFRRVDANGLNYTFHKTADKINAAIDAMEQEFTLQKEKNFASELGKTGKPLNVSFGMIQSQLAEGVQQLNETAEKADETAIASNQSIDEANEIITKLSTLTESIENNNHAVDSLQSRANEIGEVVNLIKDIAEQTNLLSLNAAIEAARAGEHGRGFAVVADEVRKLAERTQKATSEISISIQTLQQETGSISEAADVMSVVSDEATQMIESFKSVLDNFNLNANSMKQGSQDLESNLMVILVKIDHILFKSDAFSNVISHKGPKGLREHSSCRLTHWKAEDAKSKFGPTTSAFSKLQALHKTVHEAANRAAEIAESGYNENNNSAIIDEFVKMENSSETLFNILDQMLLEYKNNSAQTK, encoded by the coding sequence ATGAAGAATTTATCCTCTCTATCTAAGATCCATTACGCAAATATCGCCATTTTAATAACTGTTTTTGCGACAACTGCGATTACGTCGTTTATGTATGAATTTCATTTCTTAACAATGACATTTAATCTGTTAAATATCTTTTTAGCAATTTTTATCTTTTTCTACTTAAATAAAGTGGAAAAATCTCTTCACCATACTCAAGAGATTTTTGAAAATGGATTAGCAGGTGATTTTGAGATCCGTGTTACTAACATAGATGAAAAAGGTATTCTCGGTAAGCTTGCATGGGATGTAAACTATTTTATGGATCAATTAGAGGTATTTGTAAGAGAAGTTAATACGGCCATCGATTATGCTTCAAAAAACAAATATTTTAGAAGAGTTGATGCAAACGGTTTAAATTACACTTTTCATAAAACTGCAGATAAGATCAATGCAGCAATTGACGCAATGGAACAAGAGTTTACTCTGCAAAAAGAGAAAAACTTTGCTTCAGAGCTTGGTAAAACCGGTAAACCTTTAAATGTAAGCTTTGGTATGATCCAAAGCCAGCTTGCAGAAGGTGTACAACAATTAAATGAAACTGCTGAAAAAGCTGATGAAACTGCAATTGCATCAAACCAAAGTATCGATGAAGCGAATGAAATAATTACAAAACTCTCTACACTTACAGAATCTATAGAAAATAACAACCATGCCGTAGATTCACTTCAAAGCAGAGCAAATGAAATTGGTGAAGTTGTAAACCTTATTAAAGATATTGCCGAACAAACAAACCTTCTTTCTCTTAATGCTGCTATTGAAGCTGCTCGTGCCGGTGAGCATGGACGTGGATTTGCAGTTGTTGCCGATGAAGTAAGAAAACTTGCGGAGCGAACACAAAAAGCAACAAGTGAGATTAGTATCTCCATTCAAACACTACAGCAAGAAACCGGTTCTATATCTGAAGCTGCTGATGTTATGAGTGTAGTATCTGATGAAGCTACACAAATGATCGAAAGTTTCAAAAGCGTTCTGGACAACTTTAACCTTAATGCCAACTCAATGAAACAAGGTTCTCAAGATCTAGAAAGTAATCTAATGGTAATTCTTGTTAAAATCGATCATATTCTCTTTAAATCTGATGCATTTAGCAATGTTATTTCACATAAGGGACCAAAAGGTCTTCGTGAACATAGTTCATGCCGTTTAACACATTGGAAAGCGGAAGATGCTAAATCGAAATTCGGTCCTACCACATCTGCCTTTTCAAAACTCCAAGCCTTACATAAAACTGTACACGAAGCTGCGAATAGAGCTGCAGAAATTGCAGAAAGTGGCTATAATGAGAACAACAATTCTGCAATTATTGACGAGTTTGTTAAAATGGAAAATTCAAGTGAAACTCTCTTTAATATTCTTGATCAGATGCTTCTTGAATACAAAAATAATAGTGCACAAACAAAGTAA
- a CDS encoding efflux RND transporter periplasmic adaptor subunit has protein sequence MKYQLTKISLAVSLLFTTALTAKETTNPAAAAPKVDVYVVKKAKEAPVSLEYPSRITSAKDVTITARVSGVLEKQLYTEGSLVSKGTPMYKIEPDIYEAEVASKKADLNVATVQFEKAQKDWERAEGLYSEKAISEQDKDTAYFAYLSAKANVDAAHAELQKVQVNLNYTNVRATISGVTGMRMVDEGDYVTVGTALVKLTQTDPIYAEFSIPEISKLKQKYSLANGSWKELQKAKLQAVLVIDGKEYEENGRIDFIDTRVDNATSTLKARAVFKNKDAKLVAGEFAKLKLIGVVSKNVLFVPQKSVLQNPLGTIVFVVVDGKVAVRPVKIIEASGDKFIVSGVQPKDVVIVNNFFRIKPNTPVSIDKTINAQEK, from the coding sequence ATGAAGTATCAATTAACAAAAATATCTTTAGCAGTGAGTTTGTTATTTACAACTGCACTTACTGCAAAAGAGACAACAAATCCTGCTGCAGCGGCACCTAAAGTGGATGTATATGTAGTAAAGAAGGCGAAAGAGGCTCCCGTATCGTTAGAGTATCCCTCTCGTATAACATCTGCAAAAGATGTAACTATTACTGCAAGGGTATCGGGTGTGTTAGAGAAACAACTCTACACAGAGGGCTCTTTAGTCTCTAAAGGTACACCTATGTATAAAATTGAGCCTGATATCTATGAAGCAGAAGTTGCAAGTAAAAAAGCAGATTTAAATGTAGCAACTGTTCAATTTGAAAAAGCGCAAAAAGATTGGGAGCGTGCAGAGGGACTATACAGTGAAAAAGCGATTAGCGAGCAGGATAAAGATACAGCATATTTTGCTTATCTCTCAGCAAAGGCAAATGTTGACGCTGCACATGCAGAGCTGCAAAAAGTGCAGGTGAATCTAAACTATACAAATGTACGTGCAACGATAAGCGGCGTTACAGGGATGAGAATGGTTGATGAGGGTGATTATGTAACTGTTGGGACAGCGCTGGTAAAACTAACACAAACAGATCCTATATATGCCGAATTTTCTATCCCTGAAATTAGTAAGCTCAAACAAAAATATTCTTTAGCTAACGGCTCTTGGAAGGAATTGCAAAAAGCAAAACTTCAGGCTGTACTTGTGATTGACGGTAAAGAGTATGAAGAAAACGGGCGTATAGACTTTATAGATACGCGTGTGGACAATGCAACGTCAACACTTAAAGCACGTGCAGTGTTTAAAAACAAAGATGCAAAACTTGTAGCAGGTGAATTTGCAAAGCTAAAACTTATAGGTGTAGTTTCAAAAAATGTGCTTTTTGTTCCTCAAAAATCGGTGCTTCAAAACCCTTTAGGGACTATCGTATTTGTAGTAGTTGATGGAAAGGTAGCTGTAAGACCTGTAAAAATTATTGAAGCATCAGGTGACAAGTTTATAGTTTCAGGTGTACAGCCAAAAGATGTTGTGATTGTAAACAACTTTTTTAGAATCAAGCCTAACACTCCAGTTAGCATAGATAAAACAATTAATGCTCAGGAAAAATAA
- a CDS encoding HAD family hydrolase — MQKIVIFDMDGTLIDSKKDITISINYVRELNHSLEPLSEAFVVDAINAHERNLAKMFYNTELYEERDRVIFEKHYKEQCIQNPYLYEGVEELLHDLKANDIKLSVATNAPTIFAQTMLESLKVKELFDVIIGADKVKKSKPHPDMLHHILENYNYMNKRDRAWMVGDNSKDMEAATNAQIDAIFAAWGFSSFGTHNVIAKIPQEVASIVL; from the coding sequence ATGCAAAAAATAGTTATTTTCGATATGGACGGGACTCTAATAGATTCTAAAAAAGATATTACTATCTCAATTAATTATGTTCGGGAACTCAACCACTCTCTTGAACCGCTTAGTGAAGCATTTGTTGTAGATGCTATCAATGCTCATGAGCGAAACTTGGCAAAGATGTTTTATAATACAGAGCTTTACGAAGAACGCGATCGTGTGATCTTTGAGAAGCACTATAAAGAGCAGTGTATCCAAAATCCATATCTTTATGAGGGAGTTGAAGAGCTGTTGCATGACCTAAAAGCAAACGACATTAAACTCTCTGTTGCCACAAATGCACCCACAATTTTTGCACAAACAATGTTGGAGTCGTTAAAAGTGAAAGAGCTTTTTGATGTAATTATCGGTGCAGACAAGGTGAAAAAATCAAAGCCGCATCCAGATATGTTACACCATATTTTAGAGAACTATAACTATATGAACAAGAGGGATCGTGCCTGGATGGTTGGAGATAACTCTAAAGATATGGAAGCTGCCACAAATGCACAAATCGATGCTATATTTGCAGCATGGGGATTTTCGAGTTTTGGTACACATAATGTTATTGCAAAAATACCCCAAGAGGTGGCATCTATAGTTTTATAA
- a CDS encoding MarR family winged helix-turn-helix transcriptional regulator, which yields MSYSLETSIGYQTNLVATILKTSFTKLIQPRFGIAAEQFATLKIINEEQEISQTKIAELLGKDKTTVGRSIESLIKKGLLKREECYIDKRANRVSLTPEAKEILAGANKIAFQYNEGLKQKITEKELEVYFKVLNTILQESKNIELEIERGN from the coding sequence ATGTCTTATAGTTTAGAAACTTCTATAGGCTACCAAACAAACTTGGTAGCTACAATTTTAAAAACAAGTTTTACGAAGTTAATTCAACCAAGGTTTGGTATTGCAGCAGAGCAGTTTGCAACTTTGAAAATTATTAACGAGGAACAGGAGATTTCGCAAACTAAAATTGCCGAGCTCTTAGGTAAAGATAAAACAACGGTAGGGCGTTCTATAGAATCACTCATCAAAAAAGGTCTTTTAAAGAGAGAAGAGTGTTATATAGATAAACGAGCTAACAGAGTTTCATTAACTCCTGAGGCAAAAGAGATTTTAGCTGGTGCCAACAAGATAGCATTTCAGTACAATGAAGGATTAAAACAGAAGATAACTGAAAAAGAGTTAGAGGTTTATTTTAAAGTGTTAAACACTATTTTACAAGAGAGTAAAAATATTGAATTAGAGATAGAGAGAGGAAACTAA
- a CDS encoding PAS domain-containing protein yields MSRPTPKNNEISFGENEIIVSKTDPKGIITYGNEIFIRMSGYQEEELLGKPHNILRHPDMPRAIFKLLWNTIQDKEELNAYVKNLCKDGSYYWVLANVTPSYDKNDKIIGYFSVRRKPSKSAIEFISKLYTEMLQIEKSNGVEASYKYLTDLLEKKGMNYEEFILSI; encoded by the coding sequence GTGTCAAGACCAACACCAAAAAACAATGAGATCTCATTTGGTGAAAATGAAATTATTGTTTCAAAAACTGATCCTAAAGGGATTATCACTTACGGTAATGAGATATTTATCCGTATGAGTGGATATCAAGAGGAAGAACTTTTAGGTAAACCTCATAATATTTTGAGACATCCGGATATGCCTCGCGCTATTTTCAAGCTTTTATGGAATACCATTCAGGATAAAGAGGAATTAAATGCTTATGTGAAGAACTTATGTAAAGACGGTTCTTATTACTGGGTTTTAGCAAACGTAACACCTTCGTATGATAAAAATGACAAGATTATAGGTTATTTCTCAGTTCGTAGAAAACCTTCAAAATCAGCTATAGAGTTTATTTCGAAACTCTATACAGAGATGCTTCAAATTGAAAAAAGTAACGGTGTAGAAGCATCATATAAGTACTTAACAGATTTACTAGAAAAAAAAGGAATGAACTATGAAGAATTTATCCTCTCTATCTAA
- the hemH gene encoding ferrochelatase, with product MKKEALLLLNMGGPNNLEEVEVFLKNMFNDKNILTMKSDLLRKFVGGMITFTRTESSQEIYRELGGKSPIVGHTKNLVNKLQEKLGESVIVDFVMRYTPPFADEVIERLNKEDVDKIYLIPMYPQYSTTTTKSSLEDFEETYHDSEGDALVVEIKHYFESEKYNQAVLEKIKESVGSDDYKDFDIIFSAHGLPQKIVDAGDVYEKHVNRHVSILKEMMANEGMDFHEVHLAYQSKVGPMKWLEPSLEDKLRTVRNRGVIIFPIAFTIDNSETDFELDIEYREIAEELGFKEYRVAKCLNDSDLFVEALLEIYEKMK from the coding sequence ATGAAAAAAGAAGCATTATTATTACTGAACATGGGCGGACCTAATAACCTTGAAGAGGTTGAAGTTTTTTTAAAAAACATGTTTAATGATAAAAATATTTTAACAATGAAGAGCGATCTGCTGAGAAAGTTTGTAGGCGGGATGATCACCTTTACAAGAACAGAGAGTTCTCAAGAGATATATAGAGAACTCGGTGGAAAATCTCCGATTGTGGGACATACAAAAAATCTTGTTAATAAACTTCAAGAGAAGCTTGGTGAAAGTGTAATCGTAGATTTTGTAATGCGCTATACACCGCCATTTGCAGATGAAGTGATTGAGCGCTTAAATAAAGAGGATGTGGATAAGATCTATCTTATCCCTATGTATCCGCAATACTCGACAACTACAACAAAGTCATCTTTAGAAGATTTTGAAGAGACTTATCATGACAGCGAAGGTGATGCACTAGTAGTTGAGATCAAACATTACTTTGAAAGTGAAAAATACAACCAAGCGGTTTTAGAGAAGATCAAAGAGAGTGTAGGTTCTGATGACTACAAAGATTTTGACATTATTTTCTCGGCACATGGACTTCCTCAAAAGATCGTAGATGCTGGTGATGTATATGAAAAACATGTAAACAGACACGTTTCTATTTTAAAAGAGATGATGGCAAATGAGGGGATGGATTTTCATGAAGTACATCTCGCATACCAGTCAAAAGTTGGGCCTATGAAATGGTTGGAGCCTTCACTTGAAGATAAACTTAGAACTGTTCGTAATCGCGGTGTCATCATCTTTCCTATCGCTTTTACGATCGACAATTCTGAGACTGACTTTGAGCTTGATATTGAGTATAGAGAGATCGCTGAAGAGTTAGGCTTTAAAGAGTATAGAGTTGCAAAATGTTTAAACGACAGCGACCTATTTGTAGAAGCACTTTTAGAGATCTACGAGAAGATGAAATAG